Proteins from a genomic interval of Bos mutus isolate GX-2022 chromosome 26, NWIPB_WYAK_1.1, whole genome shotgun sequence:
- the LOC138985797 gene encoding LOW QUALITY PROTEIN: endogenous retrovirus group K member 7 Gag polyprotein-like (The sequence of the model RefSeq protein was modified relative to this genomic sequence to represent the inferred CDS: inserted 3 bases in 2 codons; deleted 1 base in 1 codon), with the protein MGQGNSRQLFVHMLKTMLKGRGIHVNKLQLEKFLLFIEEVCPWFPEEGTVSLETWKKIGKQLQTYYSLHGPNRVPVDAFSLWTLIRDCLDPEHEGHKIQTALRDSTGPEVTEPSAPSPEPLYAVPEGTAYKAGGSDDVLSSDEQKELNEQAAQNHREDMPWEMMVNMESSPGKGELKHSGLSEEQLENLIQKIVIAVKKDAQGDSHSSQPVPPAYPPSVLAGLDPPPPFVEPRELISIPASLPGENIKIKSEILLSPLQQAIKRANEEGEHIPGFQESIXVFENAQQQRYYEPLPFKQLKELKMACAQYGPTXAFTQAIIEALGNQNLPPNDWKQVARACLSGGDYLLWKSEFAEQCGITADINWRQGLNTTYEMMVGEENIETLIVNNYLPGAYPQISAAALQAWKKLPNSDKKTEDLSKIRQGPDEPYQDFVARLLETIGKMIGDEQAGMVLTKQLAYENANSACQAALRPYRKKGGLSDYVRICADISPSYVQGITLATTLQGLLP; encoded by the exons ATGGGACAAGGCAATAGCCGCCAGTTATTTGTACATATGttgaaaactatgttaaaagGTAGGGGA ATTCATGTAAATAAGTTACAGCTagaaaagtttttactttttattgaagaggtttgtccttggtttccagaggaaggaacagttagtctggaaacttggaaaaaaataggaaaacaattgcAGACATATTATTCCTTACATGGTCCCAATCGTGTCCCTGtggatgctttttctttgtggACTCTCATAAGAGACTGCCTGGATCCTGAACATGAGGGACATAAAATTCAAACGGCTCTCAGGGATTCCACAGGACCCGAAGTTACAGAGCCTTCTGCCCCATCACCTGAGCCGCTTTATGCTGTGCCTGAGGGAACAGCTTATAAGGCTGGAGGGAGTGATGATGTGTTAAGCTCTGATGAACAGAAAGAGTTAAATGAACAAGCGGCTCAGAACCATAGAGAGGATATGCCTTGGGAGATGATGGTTAACATGGAATCCTCCCCAGGAAAAGGGGAATTAAAGCATTCAGGGCTTTCTGAAGAACagctggagaatttaattcagaagattGTTATAGCAGTAAAAAAGGATGCACAGGGAGactcccactccagccagcctgtGCCTCCAGCATATCCTCCCTCGGTTCTTGCTGGACTCGATCCACCTCCGCCTTTCGTAGAACCGCGAGAGCTTATATCTATCCCTGCTTCTTTGCCcggtgaaaacataaaaattaaaagtgagataTTATTATCTCCTCTTCAACAAGCGATTAAGCGAGCTAATGAAGAAGGAGAACATATTCCCGGGTTTCAGGAATCTAT AGTGTTTGAAAATGCTCAACAGCAGAGGTATTATGAGCCGCTGCCCTTTAAGCAactgaaagagttaaaaatggCTTGTGCACAATATGGCCCGA AAGCGTTTACTCAGGCTATTATAGAGGCTTTAGGAAATCAAAATCTGCCACCTAATGATTGGAAACAGGTTGCTCGAGCTTGTTTATCTGGAGGAGATTATTTACTATGGAAATCTGAGTTTGCTGAGCAATGTGGGATCACAGCCGATATCAACTGGCGACAGGGACTGAACACCACTTATGAAATGATGGTGGGAGAGGAGAATATCGAGACACTAATAGTCAACAATTATTTACCTGGAGCCTACCCTCAGATTAGTGCTGCGGCTCTACAAGCATGGAAAAAGCTTCCAAATTCTGATAAAAAGACTGAAGATTTATCTAAAATTCGCCAGGGGCCAGATGAGCCATATCAGGATTTTGTTGCCCGCCTGCTTGAGACAATTGGTAAAATGATAGGGGATGAGCAGGCGGGGATGGTGTTGACTAAACAGCTTGCTTATGAAAATGCCAATTCGGCTTGTCAAGCTGCCCTGAGACCTTACAGGAAAAAGGGAGGCTTATCCGATTATGTACGAATTTGTGCCGATATCAGCCCTTCGTACGTTCAAGGCATAACTTTGGCCACGACATTACAAGGGTTATTGCCTTAG